A single genomic interval of Haloterrigena salifodinae harbors:
- a CDS encoding FAS1-like dehydratase domain-containing protein, producing the protein MPTKPLSELEAMVGDSRTTVEEFRIERGKVEEFARAITDSDPLFRDESVARERGYEAVPAPLTYARVSRFPRYRPDGLEGYGFDLGFRPEYVLHGEQAYEYERPLFVGDVLTGTTTLTDVYQRDGGRAGSMTFAVYETEYRDENGDLVLTDRATAIETAGAVDDEGDDDASGDDDAGNGEPQTDSNDGDADIDATVDPEPTANGGRVPAAEAVDTVRSVDGVDVGDGGPTVIVDDLERKHFVKYAGASGDFNPIHYDEPYARGAGNESVFGQGMFTAGVASRVVTDWFGLESIAAFGVRFQSRVFPGDTIVATGELESVRAEEGVVEVALEATNQHGETLLTGSATASLEE; encoded by the coding sequence GTGCCGACTAAGCCCCTCTCGGAACTCGAGGCGATGGTCGGCGACTCCCGGACAACCGTCGAGGAGTTCCGGATCGAGCGCGGCAAGGTCGAGGAGTTCGCGCGGGCGATCACGGATTCCGACCCGCTCTTTCGCGACGAGAGCGTCGCTCGAGAACGGGGCTACGAGGCCGTTCCGGCGCCACTGACGTACGCTCGCGTGAGCCGGTTTCCGCGGTATCGCCCCGACGGCCTCGAGGGGTACGGCTTCGACCTCGGCTTCCGGCCCGAGTACGTCCTCCACGGCGAGCAGGCCTACGAGTACGAGCGACCGCTGTTCGTCGGCGACGTCCTGACTGGGACGACCACGCTGACCGATGTCTACCAGCGCGACGGCGGCCGAGCCGGCTCGATGACCTTCGCCGTCTACGAGACCGAGTATCGAGACGAGAACGGGGACCTCGTGCTCACCGACCGCGCAACTGCTATCGAGACCGCCGGCGCCGTGGATGACGAGGGAGACGACGACGCCAGCGGCGACGACGATGCCGGCAACGGCGAACCGCAGACGGACTCGAACGACGGTGACGCTGACATCGACGCGACCGTCGATCCGGAACCGACGGCTAACGGCGGACGAGTTCCGGCCGCCGAGGCGGTTGATACCGTTCGCTCGGTCGACGGAGTCGACGTCGGCGACGGCGGTCCGACGGTGATCGTCGACGACCTCGAGCGCAAGCACTTCGTGAAGTACGCCGGCGCGAGCGGCGACTTCAACCCGATTCACTACGACGAGCCCTACGCTCGCGGGGCGGGCAACGAGAGCGTCTTCGGCCAGGGCATGTTCACCGCCGGCGTCGCCTCCCGCGTCGTCACCGACTGGTTCGGCCTCGAGTCGATCGCCGCCTTCGGCGTGCGCTTCCAGTCGCGGGTTTTCCCCGGCGATACGATCGTCGCGACCGGCGAACTCGAATCAGTCCGCGCCGAGGAGGGCGTCGTCGAGGTCGCCCTCGAGGCGACCAACCAGCACGGCGAGACGCTGCTGACGGGATCCGCGACGGCGTCGCTCGAGGAGTGA
- the msrA gene encoding peptide-methionine (S)-S-oxide reductase MsrA, with translation MADSNASRTASTIQSLERDAGTVPPSETETATFGAGCFWGPDARFGALEGVVRTRVGYAGGTTPEPSYYALGDHTEVVQLEYDPDELSYEDLLETYWSTHDWASTAPKRQYRSIVLAHDDDQYETAVRRRTALEDRAGRSAATDVERLESFTRAEEYHQKYELRSTPVVGDELEALYGDAFVDSTVVARLNGFAAGHGDPAQRDELLAALDLPPTVRMELRRRF, from the coding sequence ATGGCCGATTCGAACGCGAGCCGGACGGCGTCGACGATCCAGTCCCTCGAGCGCGACGCCGGAACGGTGCCGCCGAGCGAGACGGAGACGGCGACGTTCGGCGCGGGCTGTTTCTGGGGCCCCGATGCACGCTTCGGCGCGCTCGAGGGCGTCGTCCGAACGCGCGTCGGCTACGCCGGCGGCACGACGCCGGAGCCCAGCTACTACGCGCTCGGCGACCACACCGAAGTCGTCCAGCTCGAGTACGACCCGGACGAACTGTCGTACGAGGACCTGCTCGAGACCTACTGGTCGACCCACGACTGGGCGTCGACGGCACCGAAACGCCAGTATCGAAGCATCGTCCTCGCACATGACGACGACCAGTACGAGACCGCCGTCCGCCGGCGCACTGCGCTCGAGGACCGAGCCGGACGGTCGGCCGCGACCGACGTCGAACGGCTCGAGTCGTTCACCCGCGCCGAGGAGTACCACCAGAAGTACGAACTTCGCTCGACGCCGGTCGTCGGCGACGAACTCGAGGCGCTGTACGGCGACGCGTTCGTCGACTCGACGGTCGTCGCCCGACTGAACGGGTTCGCCGCCGGACACGGTGACCCGGCCCAACGGGACGAACTGCTGGCGGCGCTCGACCTCCCGCCGACGGTGCGGATGGAGCTCCGACGGCGGTTCTGA
- a CDS encoding acyl-CoA dehydrogenase family protein: MEYHDSETATAVAGRVADFMDEVVIPREREALATGEQISMAEIEELWEQAKERDLFAPQVPEEYGGQGLDFSDMLPSFEQVGRSLIGALAIRANAPQEGNMHTLEMVGTEEQKEEYLRPLVQGELSSAFAMTEPKQGGGSDPKMLQSTAVKDGDEWVINAHKWWTSDGLDADFYLVMARTDLDAHPYEGTSIILVPRDADGVEVVRNVPHLGGHGITEREGGHAEVKFDNVRVPIENTIGEENEGFRIAQMRLGGGRLTHCMRYSGMAQRSLDIAKAYLQEREAFGTKLEDKQALRHRIADAETRLHAARCMVRHAARELDRSDARIEVAMSKMLTANVTQDTIDLALQCCGGNGIGKDLPIAHFYENVRAFRIVDGADEVHRRSIARWAFDDVDETEIENALQFDEDLRIDALDE; encoded by the coding sequence ATGGAGTACCACGACTCAGAGACGGCGACGGCGGTTGCGGGTCGCGTAGCGGACTTCATGGATGAGGTCGTCATCCCGCGCGAACGCGAGGCGCTCGCCACCGGCGAGCAGATTTCGATGGCCGAAATCGAGGAGCTGTGGGAGCAGGCCAAGGAGCGCGACCTGTTCGCGCCGCAGGTCCCCGAGGAGTACGGCGGCCAGGGGCTGGACTTCAGCGACATGCTCCCCTCCTTCGAACAGGTCGGCCGCTCGCTGATCGGCGCGCTGGCCATCCGAGCCAACGCGCCCCAGGAAGGGAACATGCACACCCTCGAGATGGTCGGCACGGAAGAACAGAAGGAGGAGTACCTGCGTCCGCTCGTCCAGGGCGAACTCTCCTCGGCGTTCGCGATGACCGAGCCCAAACAGGGCGGCGGCTCGGATCCGAAGATGCTCCAGAGCACGGCCGTCAAGGACGGCGACGAGTGGGTCATCAACGCCCACAAGTGGTGGACCTCCGACGGACTCGACGCTGACTTCTACCTGGTGATGGCCCGGACCGATCTGGACGCCCACCCCTACGAAGGCACCTCGATCATCCTCGTTCCGCGGGACGCCGACGGCGTCGAGGTCGTCCGGAACGTCCCCCACCTCGGCGGCCACGGCATCACCGAGCGCGAGGGCGGCCACGCCGAAGTGAAGTTCGACAACGTCCGCGTCCCCATCGAGAACACGATCGGCGAGGAGAACGAGGGCTTTCGAATCGCTCAGATGCGACTCGGCGGCGGCCGACTCACCCACTGTATGCGCTACTCCGGGATGGCCCAGCGCTCGCTCGACATCGCGAAGGCCTACCTGCAGGAACGGGAAGCGTTCGGGACGAAACTCGAGGACAAACAGGCGCTGCGCCACCGGATCGCCGACGCCGAGACGCGGCTGCACGCCGCCCGCTGTATGGTCCGCCACGCCGCGCGCGAACTCGACCGCAGCGACGCCCGTATCGAGGTCGCCATGTCGAAGATGCTCACCGCGAACGTCACGCAGGACACCATCGACCTCGCCTTGCAGTGCTGTGGCGGCAACGGGATCGGGAAGGACCTCCCGATCGCACACTTCTACGAGAACGTCCGCGCGTTCCGGATCGTCGACGGCGCCGACGAGGTCCACCGCCGCTCGATCGCCCGCTGGGCCTTTGACGACGTCGACGAGACCGAGATCGAGAACGCGCTGCAGTTCGACGAGGACCTGCGCATCGACGCGCTCGACGAGTAA
- a CDS encoding thiolase family protein, with product MNDAVIVDAVRTPFGKRDGSLRDTHPQDLAATPLEALKERTGFDPDAIEDVIYGCVTPVDEQGLNIGRIAPMVAGWGDGVPGVQLNRMCGSGQQAVNFAATNVMAGQHDVLVAGGVEHMTRVPLGSDGADGVAGEGAVTDTYFEYFDELTHQGEGAERIAEGYGFDRAELDELAVDSQRRWGEAWEEGRYDDQIVPVETELDGESESRSDSENRTGSEATRETVTVERDEHPRPETDLETLSSLPLSFREEGEGVHHPGNSSGIVDGSSALLIASEEAADERGWEPMARIVATEVVGVDPVTMLTGPIPATEGVLEKTDLELEDIDLFEVNEAFAAVVAAWLEETGVSWEDVNVNGGAIAHGHPLGATGAALLTKLVHELERTGGERALSTMCIGFGQGIATIIERV from the coding sequence ATGAACGACGCAGTCATCGTCGACGCGGTCCGGACGCCGTTCGGCAAGCGGGACGGCTCCCTTCGAGACACCCATCCGCAGGATCTGGCGGCGACGCCGCTCGAGGCCCTCAAGGAGCGAACCGGCTTCGACCCCGACGCGATCGAAGACGTGATCTACGGCTGCGTGACGCCGGTCGACGAGCAGGGGCTCAACATCGGCCGGATCGCACCGATGGTCGCCGGCTGGGGCGACGGCGTTCCCGGCGTCCAGCTCAACCGGATGTGTGGCTCCGGCCAGCAGGCCGTGAACTTCGCGGCGACGAACGTGATGGCCGGCCAGCACGACGTCCTCGTCGCCGGCGGTGTCGAGCACATGACCCGCGTCCCGCTCGGTTCCGACGGCGCTGACGGCGTGGCCGGCGAGGGCGCCGTCACGGACACCTACTTCGAGTACTTCGACGAACTGACCCACCAGGGCGAGGGCGCCGAACGGATCGCCGAGGGGTACGGCTTCGACCGCGCGGAACTCGACGAACTCGCCGTCGACTCTCAGCGCCGCTGGGGCGAGGCCTGGGAGGAGGGTCGGTACGACGACCAGATCGTGCCGGTTGAGACGGAACTGGACGGGGAAAGCGAGTCGCGAAGCGACTCCGAGAATCGAACGGGGAGCGAAGCGACCCGTGAGACAGTCACCGTCGAACGGGACGAGCACCCGCGACCGGAGACCGACCTCGAGACGCTCTCGAGCCTCCCGCTTTCCTTCCGCGAGGAAGGCGAGGGCGTGCACCACCCCGGCAACTCCTCGGGGATCGTCGACGGCTCGTCGGCCCTCCTGATCGCCAGCGAGGAGGCCGCCGACGAACGCGGGTGGGAACCGATGGCCCGAATCGTCGCGACCGAGGTCGTCGGCGTCGACCCCGTGACGATGCTCACCGGCCCGATTCCGGCGACCGAGGGCGTCCTTGAGAAGACCGATCTCGAACTCGAGGATATCGATCTCTTCGAGGTCAACGAGGCCTTCGCCGCCGTCGTCGCCGCCTGGCTCGAGGAAACCGGCGTCTCCTGGGAGGACGTGAACGTCAACGGCGGCGCCATCGCCCACGGCCACCCGCTGGGGGCGACCGGCGCGGCGCTGCTGACGAAGTTGGTCCACGAACTCGAACGCACCGGCGGGGAGCGGGCGCTCTCGACGATGTGTATCGGCTTCGGACAGGGGATCGCGACGATCATCGAGCGGGTCTGA
- a CDS encoding D-2-hydroxyacid dehydrogenase, which produces MTVVVPPHVVDGGGSDLVAEIRDRRPGIDLEHVADDAEVLEAAADAEVIVTSQLPEDVLDAAENLRWVQALSAGTDEYDYDALGARDVALTSVSGIHAQPIGQQVLGYLLHFERRFDRAIAKQRRREWERHGGRELGDRTIGIVGVGAIGSQVADYCTAFDARVVGTKRDPTDAPAVLDAVYGPDDLESVLEVSDYLVLACPLTDETRGLIDADALATLPDDAVLVNVARGEVVEQSALVDSLEADDLGGAALDVFEEEPLPKSSPLWDRDDVLVTPHMAGSTPHYWERCADVFLRNYDRFQAGEPLENRVV; this is translated from the coding sequence ATGACCGTCGTCGTCCCGCCGCACGTGGTCGATGGGGGCGGTTCGGATCTGGTCGCCGAGATTCGCGACCGTCGGCCCGGGATCGACCTCGAGCACGTCGCGGACGACGCCGAGGTGCTCGAGGCGGCGGCCGACGCCGAGGTCATCGTGACCAGCCAGCTCCCCGAGGACGTGCTGGACGCGGCCGAGAACCTGCGCTGGGTGCAGGCGCTCAGCGCGGGCACCGACGAATACGATTACGACGCCCTCGGCGCGCGGGACGTCGCCCTGACGTCGGTGTCAGGCATCCATGCGCAGCCGATCGGCCAGCAGGTACTGGGGTATCTGCTCCACTTCGAACGCCGGTTCGATCGGGCGATCGCCAAGCAGCGCCGGCGCGAGTGGGAGCGCCACGGCGGCCGCGAACTCGGCGATCGAACGATCGGCATCGTCGGCGTCGGCGCGATCGGCTCGCAGGTCGCCGACTACTGCACCGCCTTCGACGCTCGCGTCGTCGGGACGAAACGCGATCCAACGGACGCGCCCGCGGTGCTGGACGCCGTCTACGGACCGGACGACCTCGAGTCCGTCCTCGAGGTCAGCGACTACCTCGTCCTCGCCTGTCCGCTGACCGACGAGACCCGCGGACTGATCGACGCCGACGCGCTGGCGACGCTTCCCGACGACGCGGTGCTCGTCAACGTCGCCCGCGGTGAGGTCGTCGAGCAGTCGGCGCTCGTCGACTCACTCGAGGCGGACGACCTCGGCGGCGCCGCGCTCGACGTCTTCGAGGAGGAGCCCCTTCCCAAGTCGTCGCCGCTGTGGGATCGCGACGACGTGCTCGTGACGCCCCACATGGCGGGCTCGACCCCCCACTACTGGGAGCGGTGCGCCGACGTCTTCCTGCGAAACTACGATCGATTTCAGGCGGGCGAGCCCCTCGAGAATCGCGTCGTCTGA
- a CDS encoding 4Fe-4S dicluster domain-containing protein: MTQDEPSGQVMSQGVMSTGEGMRIFPDVEACIDCGGCVVACKRTWDREIDNQRIDITTMAEGVAGPQGENADKTGRLAAGENPGETSLPMQCYHCENAPCVSVCPTNALQKEDDGFVSVHEDLCVGCQYCLSGCPFGAPQFPDSNDGTAQIFGTGGIMDKCTGCRERQEVQKGPACAEECATDAILVGGAGEIADELEARDSQPFFNDEAMAIIFGEEDAQLFQ; this comes from the coding sequence ATGACACAGGACGAACCGTCCGGCCAGGTGATGAGCCAAGGCGTCATGAGCACCGGCGAGGGGATGCGGATCTTCCCCGACGTCGAGGCCTGTATCGACTGCGGCGGCTGCGTCGTCGCCTGCAAACGCACCTGGGACCGGGAGATCGACAACCAGCGCATCGACATCACGACCATGGCCGAGGGCGTCGCCGGCCCGCAGGGCGAGAACGCCGACAAGACCGGCCGGCTGGCTGCGGGGGAGAACCCCGGCGAGACCAGCCTGCCGATGCAGTGTTACCACTGCGAGAACGCGCCCTGCGTCTCGGTCTGTCCGACCAACGCCCTCCAGAAGGAGGACGACGGCTTCGTGTCGGTCCACGAGGACCTCTGCGTCGGCTGCCAGTACTGCCTGTCGGGCTGTCCGTTCGGCGCCCCGCAGTTCCCCGACAGCAACGACGGGACGGCCCAGATCTTCGGTACCGGCGGCATCATGGACAAGTGCACCGGCTGTCGCGAACGCCAGGAGGTCCAGAAGGGGCCGGCCTGCGCCGAGGAGTGTGCGACCGACGCCATCCTCGTCGGCGGCGCCGGCGAGATCGCCGACGAACTCGAGGCCCGCGACAGCCAGCCGTTCTTCAACGACGAGGCCATGGCGATCATCTTCGGCGAGGAGGACGCCCAACTGTTCCAGTGA
- a CDS encoding cytochrome b/b6 domain-containing protein — MTNLDHGKFSRVTTMFHSLLALTVFILFFTGYAIAFNTELWWLVELMGGNQGVLSIHRLAGFALIALTGFWVPYMLLRSTSRSNFRSILPALSDVKAFIQDIQFALGRADERHPAARQFAGYKADEVPLISYIGKGVIWIFTVELVLLMLSGLLIWRKTWLIDFYDSQSVVMAFVAFHGLLGVIMLMGVMFHTFEHGFHPAFYPVEMKAFLPKDQTPNFHGDPDEHETTGIERLRRKSSWRWATNVMGVLVVVGIVSVMMASLEYGGYPVPDSLAFDEGSALRTIGINAGIFVLLVGLVLSVFGNVLRARYLSQRRERAQERPTERAPAADGSGPARDDGPSEAND, encoded by the coding sequence ATGACGAACCTCGATCACGGGAAGTTCTCGCGGGTGACGACGATGTTCCACTCGCTGCTGGCGCTGACGGTGTTCATCCTGTTCTTCACGGGGTACGCCATCGCCTTCAACACGGAGCTGTGGTGGCTCGTTGAGCTGATGGGTGGCAACCAGGGCGTGCTCTCGATTCACCGACTGGCCGGCTTCGCGCTGATCGCGCTGACCGGGTTCTGGGTGCCCTACATGCTGCTTCGGTCGACCAGTCGGTCCAACTTCCGGTCGATCTTGCCCGCTCTGTCCGACGTGAAGGCCTTCATTCAGGACATCCAGTTCGCGCTGGGGCGGGCCGACGAGCGCCATCCGGCGGCCCGCCAGTTCGCGGGCTACAAGGCCGACGAGGTGCCGCTGATCTCCTACATCGGCAAGGGCGTCATCTGGATCTTCACCGTCGAACTCGTCTTGCTGATGCTCTCGGGGCTGCTCATCTGGCGCAAGACCTGGCTGATCGACTTCTATGACTCCCAGTCGGTCGTGATGGCCTTCGTCGCCTTCCACGGCCTGCTCGGGGTCATCATGCTGATGGGCGTGATGTTCCACACCTTCGAGCACGGCTTCCACCCGGCGTTCTACCCCGTCGAGATGAAGGCGTTCCTGCCGAAGGATCAGACGCCGAACTTCCACGGCGACCCCGACGAGCACGAAACGACCGGGATCGAACGCCTCCGGCGCAAGTCCTCGTGGCGGTGGGCGACGAACGTGATGGGCGTGCTGGTCGTCGTCGGCATCGTCAGCGTGATGATGGCCAGCCTCGAGTACGGCGGCTACCCGGTGCCAGACTCGCTAGCGTTCGACGAGGGGAGCGCCCTCCGGACGATCGGCATCAACGCCGGAATCTTCGTGCTGCTCGTCGGGCTCGTCCTCTCGGTGTTCGGCAACGTGCTCCGGGCGCGGTACCTGAGCCAGCGCCGGGAACGGGCCCAGGAGCGACCGACCGAACGGGCGCCCGCGGCGGACGGCAGTGGACCGGCTCGCGACGACGGCCCCAGCGAGGCCAACGACTGA
- a CDS encoding enoyl-CoA hydratase/isomerase family protein, protein MDDDLDAVRVAFDDETGVGTITMDRPDALNALNGQLRADIIAGLQRLEAENEAADGVALRAVVLEGAGEKAFCAGADVGGFSEESTGAGSERDHYEFIRDFPAPVIAKIDGYCLGGGLETALACDFRLASASSTLGFPEVNLGLLPGAGGVQYVTKLAGPAVAKELAMTGEYISAQRAADEGIINRVYDDDEFDEAVDAFVTDLAGQAPLAVQAIKDSAHMAVQSGLEEGLRYDAKLFGELLETEDHEKGAAAFNENREPEFEGT, encoded by the coding sequence ATGGACGACGATCTCGATGCAGTCCGAGTGGCGTTCGACGACGAGACCGGGGTCGGCACGATCACGATGGACCGGCCGGACGCGCTCAACGCGCTGAACGGCCAGCTTCGGGCGGACATCATCGCCGGCCTGCAGCGTCTCGAGGCCGAAAACGAGGCCGCCGACGGCGTCGCCCTGCGGGCGGTCGTCCTCGAGGGCGCCGGCGAGAAGGCGTTCTGTGCCGGCGCGGATGTCGGCGGCTTCTCCGAGGAGTCGACCGGCGCCGGCTCCGAGCGGGATCACTACGAGTTCATCCGGGACTTCCCGGCACCGGTGATCGCGAAGATCGACGGCTACTGTCTCGGCGGCGGCTTAGAGACAGCGCTCGCCTGCGACTTCCGGCTGGCCAGCGCGTCCAGCACGCTCGGCTTCCCCGAGGTCAATCTCGGGCTTCTTCCCGGCGCCGGCGGCGTCCAGTACGTGACGAAGCTGGCCGGCCCCGCGGTCGCGAAGGAACTGGCCATGACCGGCGAGTACATCTCCGCCCAGCGGGCCGCTGACGAGGGGATCATCAATCGCGTTTACGACGACGACGAGTTCGACGAAGCGGTCGACGCGTTCGTCACCGACCTCGCCGGCCAGGCGCCGCTGGCCGTTCAGGCGATCAAGGACTCGGCGCACATGGCCGTGCAGTCGGGCCTCGAGGAGGGCCTGCGCTACGACGCCAAGCTCTTCGGCGAACTGCTCGAGACCGAAGACCACGAGAAGGGTGCGGCCGCGTTCAACGAGAACCGCGAGCCGGAGTTCGAGGGGACGTAG